The 'Nostoc azollae' 0708 genome has a window encoding:
- a CDS encoding DUF5674 family protein, producing MLQANHFYIKIVIDIRHQILAGEGKMHSGYESILLENGSQQQDI from the coding sequence ATGCTTCAAGCCAATCATTTCTATATTAAAATAGTCATAGATATACGTCATCAAATTTTGGCAGGTGAAGGTAAAATGCACTCTGGCTATGAAAGTATTTTACTTGAAAATGGGAGTCAACAGCAAGATATTTAG
- a CDS encoding chloride channel protein has protein sequence MLARSKIFWLRLSRQLVKPRRLAFVEACVIGLVSGLAAVLLGQAVDWAGALRVRVSYHCPAYLVLPSIGLVGGILAGWLVECFAPEASGSGMSEVKAVLARVPMPLNLRIALVKLISATLVLGSGMPLGREGPTVQIGAALANQFSNWAPTSPEHRRQLIAAGAGAGLAAAFNAPIAGVLFVVEELLQDVSGITLGTAILASFIASVISRLYGSHNLDLNHLNLGLPDTTFFAQEIPFYLILGVLAGFIGILFNKGILESLAINRRMVRLSLSWRIGIAGLVSGVVIALLPATFRDHAGLREILLAGNTNWSFAAIALLVQFILIIFTYGSGAPGGLLVPTLVLGSALGYLVGAIEHSLLGMSAAAVYAHVGMAAFFSAVSKVPITAVVIVFEMTTDFNLVLPLMIASVVAYLVAEKIDHRSLYDLLLEWKGIHITKEPSREVLLAQLSAVDVMQRRLETLSSQMSTDEAVQAFSHSHHRNFPVLENGKVVGIVTQEDLVNIASQKLSGDTTISEIMTPEPVTVTPTATLAHVLHILNRYHLSCLLVTEGRKLIGIITRSDIIRVEAERLSGNSEQMERKLAPSYVVYQSRAPATGKGRLLVPLSHPQTAETLLEMAVAIAKDRNYEIESLQVIIVPSSRIPSETPVQISKSLQLLQRAILLGENSRIPVHTEIRVAHNVAGAILETVKERHIDLVLMGWKGSTSTPGRVFSRVVDTIIRQAGCDVILAKLDDKRSFDRWLLPIAGGPNSSQAIKLLPALSSLSRSSQINLCQVFQPNNSIPDTTLLDKSVNFLQCRVSGKVVATPIRANSVSDAVLQCAEQDKSDVIVLGASCESLLQQAIQGNIAENISRKSNCTVIMVKT, from the coding sequence ATGTTAGCCAGGAGTAAAATTTTTTGGTTGAGGCTTTCCCGTCAGCTGGTTAAACCGAGGCGCTTGGCTTTCGTGGAAGCTTGCGTGATTGGTCTAGTTTCTGGGTTAGCGGCAGTTCTGTTAGGACAGGCAGTGGATTGGGCAGGCGCATTACGAGTGCGTGTTTCTTACCATTGTCCTGCCTACTTAGTACTACCGAGTATTGGACTAGTAGGAGGAATCTTAGCTGGTTGGCTAGTCGAGTGCTTTGCACCGGAAGCATCAGGTAGTGGAATGTCTGAAGTGAAAGCAGTATTGGCTCGGGTACCGATGCCGTTAAATCTGCGGATTGCTTTGGTCAAGTTGATCAGCGCTACGTTAGTGTTGGGTTCGGGAATGCCTTTGGGACGGGAAGGGCCAACTGTCCAAATTGGGGCAGCCTTGGCAAATCAATTTAGTAACTGGGCTCCGACTTCACCAGAGCATCGTCGCCAATTGATCGCCGCTGGAGCGGGGGCGGGATTAGCTGCGGCTTTTAATGCACCTATCGCAGGTGTGCTTTTTGTAGTGGAAGAATTACTGCAAGATGTGTCAGGTATCACTCTTGGGACTGCGATTTTGGCTTCTTTCATCGCTTCAGTCATTTCCCGGCTTTATGGTAGTCACAACCTTGATCTGAATCATCTAAATTTAGGTCTTCCCGATACAACTTTCTTTGCGCAGGAAATCCCATTCTACTTGATTTTAGGAGTTCTGGCGGGGTTTATAGGCATTCTATTTAATAAAGGTATTCTCGAGAGTCTAGCAATTAACCGCCGAATGGTAAGGTTGAGTTTATCCTGGCGAATTGGAATCGCTGGGTTAGTTAGTGGTGTGGTGATCGCTTTATTACCTGCTACCTTTCGCGATCATGCTGGGTTGAGAGAAATTTTGCTTGCAGGTAATACTAACTGGTCATTTGCAGCGATCGCTCTTTTAGTTCAGTTTATCCTAATTATTTTTACCTACGGTTCTGGAGCGCCAGGGGGTTTACTAGTTCCCACCTTAGTCTTGGGATCTGCCCTTGGTTACTTAGTCGGTGCTATCGAACACAGTTTACTGGGAATGAGTGCTGCGGCAGTCTATGCTCATGTGGGTATGGCTGCTTTTTTTAGCGCTGTATCTAAGGTTCCAATTACGGCAGTTGTCATTGTATTTGAGATGACAACAGATTTTAACCTGGTACTACCGCTAATGATTGCTTCTGTGGTTGCCTACTTAGTAGCAGAAAAAATTGACCATCGATCTCTCTACGACCTTTTACTAGAGTGGAAAGGAATTCATATAACCAAGGAGCCAAGCAGAGAGGTGCTTCTGGCACAACTCAGTGCCGTAGATGTAATGCAACGGCGTTTGGAAACCCTCTCTAGCCAGATGAGTACTGATGAAGCGGTACAGGCATTTTCCCACTCTCACCATCGCAACTTCCCAGTTTTAGAGAATGGTAAAGTTGTTGGTATTGTTACTCAGGAAGATTTAGTTAATATTGCTTCGCAAAAGTTAAGTGGAGATACAACTATTAGCGAGATTATGACACCAGAGCCAGTGACAGTAACTCCCACAGCGACACTGGCTCATGTACTACATATACTTAATCGTTATCATCTCAGCTGCTTGCTTGTTACAGAAGGTCGCAAGCTTATAGGAATTATTACTCGTAGTGATATTATCCGTGTAGAAGCAGAGCGACTTAGTGGTAATAGCGAACAAATGGAACGTAAATTAGCACCTTCTTATGTGGTTTACCAAAGTCGCGCTCCGGCTACAGGCAAAGGAAGATTGTTAGTACCGCTTTCACATCCACAGACAGCCGAGACTTTACTAGAAATGGCAGTTGCGATTGCCAAAGATCGCAATTACGAAATAGAATCCCTACAAGTGATTATTGTTCCGTCTAGCCGTATTCCATCGGAAACACCAGTACAAATCAGCAAAAGTCTTCAACTTTTGCAACGGGCAATACTTTTAGGAGAGAATTCGCGGATTCCCGTTCACACCGAGATTCGAGTTGCTCATAATGTTGCTGGGGCAATTTTGGAGACTGTCAAGGAACGACACATTGACTTGGTACTGATGGGATGGAAAGGCAGTACATCAACTCCTGGTAGAGTTTTTAGCCGAGTCGTGGATACCATAATTCGACAGGCAGGTTGTGATGTTATCTTGGCTAAATTAGATGATAAAAGATCCTTTGACCGTTGGTTATTGCCAATAGCAGGTGGACCCAACTCCAGCCAAGCAATTAAGTTATTACCTGCGCTTTCTTCTTTAAGTAGGTCATCCCAAATCAATCTATGTCAAGTTTTCCAGCCTAATAACTCTATTCCCGATACAACTTTATTAGATAAATCCGTTAACTTTCTGCAATGCCGAGTTAGTGGTAAAGTAGTGGCTACCCCAATTCGTGCTAATTCTGTTTCTGATGCTGTCCTCCAGTGTGCAGAACAAGATAAGAGTGATGTAATTGTTCTGGGAGCTAGTTGTGAGAGTTTACTACAACAAGCGATTCAAGGAAATATTGCTGAAAATATTTCTCGTAAGAGTAATTGTACAGTTATCATGGTCAAAACTTAA
- a CDS encoding TnsA endonuclease N-terminal domain-containing protein produces the protein MENDPEVLEYYYQLPPFKIQYKNAVGRNISHYHTPNFFVLRSTGAIWEEWKTVKALERLVLKYPGRYQKTETRHWHSLPEEAYAATYGLIYNICTNA, from the coding sequence ATGGAAAACGACCCAGAAGTCTTAGAATATTACTACCAGCTCCCACCCTTCAAAATTCAGTACAAAAATGCAGTCGGACGTAACATAAGTCATTACCATACCCCTAACTTCTTTGTATTACGCTCCACAGGAGCAATCTGGGAAGAATGGAAAACAGTCAAAGCATTAGAGCGACTAGTCCTAAAATACCCAGGACGCTACCAAAAAACAGAAACCAGACATTGGCACAGCCTCCCAGAAGAAGCTTACGCCGCCACCTATGGACTAATATACAACATCTGCACCAATGCTTAA